One part of the Candidatus Methylacidithermus pantelleriae genome encodes these proteins:
- a CDS encoding sigma-70 family RNA polymerase sigma factor, which produces MDENDSLLKLYLREISQIPLLTREEEVELAKRIKEGDQEARQKMIRANLRLVVKIAHDYAGSGLPLLDLISEGNIGLMKAVDRFDPEKGGKLSTYAAWWIKQSIKRALANQSKTIRLPVHLVDKIARLRRVATQLAEELGRDPADEEIAEELDMPASKVAQLRSVAVRPASLDAAIGQDEDSASLGELVKDETAEDPSEVIQKENLKKTVLEVLPKLDERERKILAMRFGLEGNEEMTLEEIGKRFKVTRERIRQLQNIALKKIRRELEKKDRSTVS; this is translated from the coding sequence CCTCCGTGAGATTAGCCAAATCCCGCTTTTAACGCGGGAAGAGGAGGTAGAACTGGCCAAACGCATTAAGGAAGGGGATCAGGAAGCCCGCCAGAAAATGATCCGTGCCAACCTGCGCTTGGTCGTCAAGATCGCTCATGATTATGCAGGGAGCGGCCTACCCCTTTTGGACCTCATCTCAGAGGGAAACATTGGGCTCATGAAGGCAGTGGACCGGTTCGACCCCGAGAAAGGGGGAAAACTTAGCACCTATGCAGCCTGGTGGATCAAACAATCGATCAAGCGCGCTTTGGCCAATCAAAGCAAGACGATCCGTCTTCCCGTGCATTTGGTGGATAAAATCGCCCGGCTCCGGCGGGTGGCGACTCAATTGGCGGAAGAGTTGGGGCGCGACCCGGCCGACGAAGAAATTGCGGAAGAGCTGGACATGCCTGCTAGCAAGGTGGCGCAGCTGCGGTCGGTCGCCGTGCGTCCTGCTTCCTTAGATGCAGCTATCGGACAGGATGAAGATAGCGCTTCCCTAGGGGAACTGGTTAAGGATGAGACAGCAGAGGACCCCTCGGAAGTGATTCAAAAGGAAAACCTCAAAAAGACCGTGCTGGAAGTCTTGCCCAAGCTGGATGAACGAGAACGAAAAATCCTGGCGATGCGTTTTGGGTTAGAGGGTAACGAGGAGATGACCCTTGAAGAAATTGGTAAACGCTTTAAAGTGACCCGGGAACGTATCCGCCAACTTCAGAATATTGCTCTCAAAAAAATCCGGCGAGAACTCGAAAAAAAGGATCGTAGCACCGTTTCGTGA
- a CDS encoding adenine phosphoribosyltransferase yields the protein MERLKAKIRTIPDFPRKGVLFRDITPVLCDGQLFRFVVTLLSQRYHRKNVQKVVAIDARGFLLGGAVAHVLGAGVVPVRKGGKLPYKRYELAYELEYGSEVLAVHQDAILPGERVVIIDDVLATGGTSVTTAKLVQTCGGQILELAFLVELLGLGGRERLGNLPYCALIQL from the coding sequence CTGGAACGACTGAAAGCGAAAATCCGGACCATCCCTGATTTCCCACGAAAGGGGGTGCTCTTCCGGGATATCACTCCTGTACTCTGCGACGGGCAGCTTTTCCGGTTCGTCGTGACGCTCCTTTCGCAGCGTTACCACCGCAAAAATGTTCAAAAAGTGGTCGCCATTGACGCACGCGGTTTTCTTCTAGGGGGTGCGGTTGCCCATGTCCTAGGAGCCGGTGTGGTACCCGTCCGGAAGGGAGGCAAACTTCCTTACAAAAGGTACGAGCTGGCGTACGAGCTCGAATACGGTTCGGAAGTCCTAGCTGTCCATCAAGATGCGATTCTCCCAGGGGAACGGGTCGTTATCATCGATGATGTGCTGGCAACCGGAGGGACCTCAGTCACGACAGCGAAGCTTGTCCAAACCTGCGGCGGCCAGATCCTAGAACTGGCGTTTCTTGTAGAGCTTTTGGGTCTTGGGGGTAGGGAACGACTTGGAAATCTCCCCTACTGTGCCCTCATCCAGCTGTAG
- a CDS encoding energy transducer TonB yields the protein MHRDDWLAAGISILFHAWILFGGMGLWVEQAQFGMLSGGQSAGTSNAAPQVDAELVEAPPEENPPVVQDVPPPVQPNEIPDITPPKEQKPNLSPPSHVRAVAKRVAIRGTGRSGMGVGKNLGTGTGTGSGVIGAAYLYNPPPPYPPLAQAEGREGRVILRVRVSAQGLPISVGIEKSSGYRDLDESACHCVQRCWRFRPMRVAGIPVESEVTVPIRFQLRRG from the coding sequence ATGCACCGAGATGACTGGTTAGCCGCTGGCATTTCCATTCTGTTTCATGCCTGGATCCTTTTTGGTGGGATGGGGCTGTGGGTGGAACAGGCGCAGTTTGGGATGCTAAGTGGTGGACAATCGGCAGGAACGTCGAACGCTGCGCCCCAAGTAGACGCTGAGCTGGTGGAAGCTCCTCCAGAAGAAAATCCCCCGGTCGTTCAAGACGTTCCGCCCCCTGTTCAACCGAACGAAATTCCCGACATAACCCCACCCAAAGAACAAAAGCCTAATCTGTCGCCACCTAGCCATGTAAGGGCAGTCGCCAAAAGGGTCGCAATTCGGGGGACTGGCCGGTCCGGCATGGGAGTTGGCAAAAATCTTGGGACGGGTACCGGTACAGGAAGCGGAGTCATTGGGGCAGCTTACCTATATAATCCTCCCCCGCCCTATCCGCCCTTAGCGCAGGCGGAAGGTCGGGAGGGGAGGGTCATTCTTCGGGTCCGAGTTTCTGCGCAGGGATTACCGATCTCGGTTGGGATCGAAAAAAGTTCTGGCTATCGCGACCTCGACGAATCAGCCTGTCATTGCGTCCAGCGATGCTGGCGGTTTCGGCCGATGAGGGTGGCGGGAATTCCCGTGGAATCAGAGGTTACTGTCCCGATCCGGTTTCAATTACGCCGCGGCTAA